In Paenibacillus phoenicis, one genomic interval encodes:
- a CDS encoding 2-oxoacid:ferredoxin oxidoreductase subunit beta: MATFKDFRNNVKPNWCPGCGDFSIQAAIQRAAANVGLEPEQLAVISGIGCSGRISGYINAYGLHGIHGRALPIAQGVKLANRDLTVIASGGDGDGFAIGMGHTVHAIRRNINITYIVMDNQIYGLTKGQTSPRSGEGFKTKSTPEGSVESTLSPLEIALASGATFVAQSFSSDLKQLTSLIEQGIQHEGFSLINVFSPCVTFNKVNTYDWFKENIINLETVPDYDPSNRAMAMAKLMETNGMITGLIYQNKEKKCYEDLVHGFKKEPLVHQSLALSESEFDNLVAEFK; the protein is encoded by the coding sequence ATGGCAACGTTTAAAGATTTCCGTAACAACGTTAAACCTAACTGGTGTCCGGGCTGCGGCGATTTCTCCATTCAAGCCGCAATCCAACGCGCTGCAGCGAATGTGGGTCTTGAGCCAGAGCAACTTGCCGTGATTTCCGGGATCGGCTGCTCCGGACGGATCTCCGGATATATCAACGCTTACGGATTGCACGGGATTCACGGCCGTGCGCTGCCGATCGCCCAAGGTGTAAAGCTGGCCAACCGCGACCTGACCGTCATCGCTTCAGGCGGCGACGGCGACGGCTTCGCGATTGGGATGGGGCACACGGTACACGCAATTCGCCGAAACATCAACATCACTTACATTGTCATGGACAACCAAATTTACGGGTTGACCAAAGGGCAAACCTCCCCGCGCAGCGGTGAAGGCTTTAAGACGAAGAGTACGCCGGAAGGCTCGGTAGAATCGACTTTGTCTCCGCTCGAAATCGCTCTGGCGTCCGGTGCCACCTTCGTGGCTCAATCGTTCTCCAGCGATCTGAAGCAGCTGACTTCTTTGATCGAGCAAGGCATCCAGCATGAAGGCTTCTCCTTGATCAACGTGTTTAGCCCGTGCGTCACCTTTAACAAGGTAAATACGTACGATTGGTTCAAAGAGAACATCATCAATCTCGAGACCGTTCCAGATTATGATCCAAGCAACCGGGCGATGGCCATGGCGAAGCTGATGGAGACAAACGGCATGATCACCGGATTGATCTATCAGAACAAAGAGAAGAAATGCTACGAAGATCTGGTTCACGGCTTTAAGAAAGAGCCGCTGGTCCATCAATCGCTGGCACTTTCTGAAAGCGAGTTTGACAATCTTGTTGCAGAATTCAAATAA
- the pduL gene encoding phosphate propanoyltransferase produces MSKTVPVGVSARHIHLTQEHIEILFGQGYQLTEFKPLSQPGQFAANEQVAVIGPKGQFDKVRILGPARPASQLEISRTDSFALGVKAPVRESGNIEGTPGIKVKGPAGEIELEQGVIVAARHIHFHTSDAEKWGIKDKQLLKVRLSGERGLVLENVIARVSDNFALDMHIDTDEANAAGAKTGDTAEIID; encoded by the coding sequence ATGAGCAAAACTGTACCTGTCGGCGTATCCGCGCGTCATATCCATTTGACGCAGGAGCACATTGAAATTTTGTTTGGACAAGGCTATCAATTAACGGAATTCAAACCGCTGTCCCAACCGGGACAATTTGCTGCGAACGAACAAGTGGCAGTCATCGGACCAAAAGGACAGTTCGATAAAGTTCGCATTTTGGGTCCAGCCCGTCCGGCGTCCCAACTGGAAATTTCCCGTACGGATTCCTTTGCGCTTGGGGTTAAAGCTCCGGTGCGCGAATCGGGCAACATTGAAGGCACGCCTGGCATCAAGGTGAAAGGCCCTGCCGGCGAAATCGAATTGGAGCAAGGCGTGATCGTCGCTGCTCGCCATATTCACTTCCATACTTCCGATGCTGAGAAATGGGGCATTAAAGACAAGCAACTGCTGAAAGTTCGTTTGAGCGGAGAACGTGGTTTGGTGTTGGAGAACGTCATTGCGCGCGTATCTGACAACTTTGCCCTCGATATGCATATCGATACGGACGAAGCGAACGCTGCCGGTGCGAAAACAGGCGACACGGCAGAAATCATCGACTAA
- the spoVAD gene encoding stage V sporulation protein AD yields MLKGHQSWVFENKPKIISTATVVGPFEGQGPLAEDFDIIHADLYIGQDSWEKAEKTLLEESAQLAIKHAGLTKEQIQFYFGGDLMNQIISNSFAARTLSIPYIGMFGACSTSMQTLAMAAYVVNSGGAKYAIAGTCSHNASVEKQFRYPTEYGSQKPPTAQFTVTGSGSVVLSPEGDGPSVTSATMGKVIDMGITDPFNMGAAMAPAAVDTIQAHFRDLEIEPSYYDLIVTGDLSKVGYAIANDLFVRHNFPIKQTTYMDCGMMIYDYEKQQVQAGASGCACSAVVTYGHLLNRMKRGELKRILVVATGALLSPLSYQQGESIPCIAHAVSIEA; encoded by the coding sequence ATGCTGAAAGGCCATCAAAGCTGGGTATTTGAAAATAAACCCAAAATCATTAGCACCGCTACCGTTGTGGGTCCCTTTGAAGGCCAAGGACCGCTCGCTGAAGATTTTGATATTATCCATGCCGACCTCTATATCGGCCAAGACAGCTGGGAAAAAGCCGAAAAGACGCTGCTCGAAGAATCAGCGCAGCTGGCGATTAAACATGCTGGGTTAACCAAGGAACAGATTCAGTTCTATTTCGGCGGCGATTTGATGAATCAGATCATCAGCAACAGCTTCGCCGCACGGACGTTAAGCATTCCGTATATCGGCATGTTTGGCGCTTGCTCGACCTCGATGCAGACGCTGGCGATGGCCGCCTACGTTGTCAATTCGGGAGGCGCGAAATATGCCATAGCCGGAACCTGCAGTCATAACGCCAGTGTGGAGAAGCAATTCCGCTACCCGACGGAATACGGATCGCAGAAGCCGCCTACCGCCCAGTTTACGGTCACCGGGTCAGGCTCTGTCGTGTTATCCCCTGAAGGGGACGGTCCTTCGGTGACGTCAGCTACCATGGGCAAAGTCATCGATATGGGCATCACCGACCCATTTAATATGGGCGCTGCAATGGCACCGGCAGCCGTCGATACGATCCAGGCCCACTTCCGCGACTTAGAGATCGAGCCGTCTTACTATGACCTGATCGTCACCGGGGACTTGTCCAAAGTCGGATATGCCATCGCGAACGATTTGTTCGTCCGGCACAATTTCCCCATCAAGCAGACGACCTACATGGACTGCGGCATGATGATTTACGACTACGAGAAGCAACAAGTTCAAGCCGGCGCCAGCGGATGCGCCTGCTCCGCCGTCGTCACCTACGGTCATCTTCTGAACCGGATGAAACGCGGGGAATTAAAACGAATCCTCGTCGTGGCCACCGGGGCGTTGCTCTCTCCGCTCTCCTACCAGCAAGGCGAAAGCATCCCCTGCATCGCCCACGCGGTGTCCATCGAAGCTTAA
- the spoVAC gene encoding stage V sporulation protein AC, whose amino-acid sequence MAKKKNKQLTPTQQQYQRLANAHEPKRPVAVNCLRAFLVGGLICLLGECIRQAFIHFAHMSEKEAANPTVAILVILSVLLTSFGVYDKIAQWSGAGTAVPVTGFANSMASTAIEHRPEGLVLGVSAGMFQLAGPVIVFGTVAAFIIGVIYAVFIPGYAGGGH is encoded by the coding sequence ATGGCCAAGAAAAAAAACAAGCAGTTGACTCCTACGCAGCAGCAGTATCAACGGCTGGCAAATGCCCATGAACCAAAGCGCCCGGTGGCTGTCAATTGTCTGAGAGCCTTTTTGGTCGGCGGATTGATATGCCTGCTTGGAGAATGTATCCGACAGGCCTTTATCCATTTTGCTCATATGAGCGAAAAAGAAGCCGCCAACCCGACGGTCGCCATTCTCGTGATCTTGTCCGTGCTGCTCACGAGCTTTGGCGTCTATGACAAAATTGCACAGTGGTCCGGGGCAGGCACCGCCGTCCCCGTCACCGGCTTTGCCAACTCGATGGCCTCGACGGCGATCGAGCACCGGCCGGAAGGCCTGGTGCTGGGTGTGAGCGCAGGAATGTTCCAATTAGCCGGACCCGTCATTGTGTTTGGAACGGTGGCCGCTTTTATCATAGGGGTGATTTACGCGGTGTTTATCCCGGGGTATGCCGGAGGTGGGCACTGA
- a CDS encoding DUF421 domain-containing protein gives MPMWLEVIVRTLVAVVVLFVLTRLLGKRQISQLSFFEYITGITIGSITAYISLDINTDWYLGLIAVTVWFLVSLGIEFLQLKSKKARDMIDSSSTVLIKDGKILEENLKKEKLTNEELMEQLRKKSIFKVAEVEFAVMEPDGQINAMLKNEYQPITPAHLGIKVAPQPEPQTVIIDGKIMDEPLATLGLNRKWLNTELEKLGVSLDNVNLGQVDAYGQLYVDLYDDQITVPQPQEKPVLLAQLKKCEADLEMFALSTDEEEAKKLYGDCSVKLQKVIDQVKPLLIQ, from the coding sequence ATGCCAATGTGGTTGGAAGTTATCGTCCGAACGTTGGTGGCCGTCGTCGTGTTATTTGTGCTCACCCGGCTGCTCGGAAAGAGGCAAATTTCACAGCTTTCCTTCTTTGAATACATCACCGGGATTACGATTGGGAGTATTACCGCCTACATCTCCCTGGATATTAATACAGACTGGTATCTCGGGCTAATTGCCGTTACCGTCTGGTTTCTCGTATCGCTTGGCATCGAATTTTTGCAGCTCAAAAGCAAGAAAGCACGGGATATGATCGACAGCAGCAGCACCGTGCTGATCAAGGATGGCAAGATTCTGGAGGAGAATCTGAAGAAGGAAAAGCTGACCAACGAAGAGCTCATGGAACAGCTGCGGAAGAAAAGCATTTTCAAAGTGGCCGAAGTCGAGTTTGCGGTCATGGAGCCCGATGGACAAATCAACGCGATGCTGAAGAACGAATATCAGCCGATTACGCCGGCTCACTTGGGGATCAAGGTTGCTCCCCAGCCGGAGCCGCAAACCGTCATTATCGACGGAAAAATTATGGACGAGCCGCTCGCTACACTGGGACTCAACCGGAAGTGGCTGAATACCGAGCTTGAGAAGCTGGGCGTTTCCCTGGATAACGTCAATTTAGGGCAGGTTGATGCGTACGGCCAGCTTTATGTCGATTTGTACGACGACCAGATCACCGTGCCGCAGCCTCAAGAAAAACCCGTCTTGCTGGCCCAGTTGAAGAAGTGCGAAGCCGATCTGGAGATGTTCGCTCTCTCGACGGACGAGGAAGAAGCCAAGAAACTGTACGGCGATTGTTCGGTGAAGCTGCAGAAGGTCATCGATCAAGTCAAACCGTTATTAATCCAATAG
- a CDS encoding DUF1657 domain-containing protein, translating to MTVASQVKTALASLKSAQASLEQFALSTQNQQAKDLFTQCAQQTQQIVTQVESRVAQLESEEPQYKGF from the coding sequence GTGACAGTAGCATCTCAAGTCAAAACGGCCTTAGCTTCGTTAAAAAGCGCGCAAGCGAGCCTGGAGCAATTCGCGTTAAGCACGCAAAACCAGCAAGCGAAGGATCTGTTTACGCAATGCGCGCAACAAACGCAGCAAATCGTAACGCAAGTGGAAAGCCGCGTAGCGCAGCTGGAAAGCGAAGAACCTCAATACAAGGGATTCTAA
- the miaB gene encoding tRNA (N6-isopentenyl adenosine(37)-C2)-methylthiotransferase MiaB, producing MAKETKDYAKYFDFSDARVISEDERGKKIRIRGRDIQILSEPNQRKEKQRGKEDVKVLYENAVPEELKGIGVGKHYIVYTFGCQMNEHDTETIKGLLEQMGYRATEDRKVADIILLNTCAIRENAEDKVFGELGHLKSLKTEKPDLLLGVCGCMSQEEGVVKRILQKHSFVDMIFGTHNIHRLPYLIQEALFSKEMVVEVWSKEGDIIENLPKKREGMRAWVNIMYGCDKFCTYCIVPFTRGKERSRRPEDVIAEVRELARQGYKEITLLGQNVNAYGKDFTDINYTFANLMDDIRQIDIPRVRFTTSHPRDFDDALIDVLAKGGNLVEHIHLPVQSGSSEVLKKMSRKYTREHYLELVRKIKAKIPNVVLTTDIIVGFPGETEEQFEETLSLVREVGYDSAYTFIYSPREGTPAAVMEDNVPMEVKKARLTKLNDTINEFSRNSNEALRGQIVEVLVEGQSKNNAHMLSGRTRTNKLVHFEGGTELIGTFVQVEITDPMTWYIKGKLVEQTAKLA from the coding sequence ATGGCTAAGGAAACGAAAGATTACGCCAAATACTTTGACTTCTCGGACGCCCGGGTCATTTCGGAGGATGAGCGAGGGAAGAAAATCCGAATCCGTGGCCGGGATATTCAAATTTTGTCCGAGCCGAACCAACGCAAAGAGAAACAACGCGGGAAAGAAGACGTGAAGGTGCTGTATGAAAATGCCGTTCCCGAAGAACTGAAGGGGATTGGCGTTGGCAAGCATTATATCGTCTATACGTTTGGCTGCCAGATGAACGAGCATGACACCGAAACGATCAAAGGTTTGCTGGAGCAGATGGGCTACCGTGCGACCGAGGACCGCAAAGTGGCGGACATTATCTTGCTGAATACTTGCGCGATTCGGGAGAACGCAGAGGATAAGGTGTTTGGTGAGCTGGGTCACCTGAAGAGTCTCAAGACGGAGAAGCCGGATCTGCTGCTGGGCGTTTGCGGCTGTATGTCGCAGGAGGAAGGTGTCGTGAAGCGGATCCTGCAGAAGCACAGTTTTGTGGATATGATCTTCGGGACGCACAACATTCACCGTTTGCCATATCTCATTCAAGAAGCTTTGTTCAGCAAAGAGATGGTGGTTGAGGTCTGGTCCAAGGAAGGCGACATCATCGAGAACCTGCCGAAGAAGCGCGAAGGCATGCGGGCATGGGTGAACATCATGTACGGGTGCGACAAGTTCTGTACGTATTGCATCGTGCCGTTTACGCGGGGCAAGGAGCGCAGCCGCCGTCCGGAGGACGTCATTGCCGAAGTTCGTGAGCTGGCGCGTCAGGGCTATAAAGAGATTACGCTGCTGGGGCAAAATGTCAACGCCTACGGTAAGGACTTTACCGATATCAACTATACGTTTGCGAATCTGATGGACGATATCCGTCAAATCGATATTCCGCGCGTTCGGTTTACGACATCGCATCCACGCGATTTTGACGATGCGCTGATCGATGTTCTGGCCAAAGGCGGAAATCTGGTGGAGCACATTCATCTGCCAGTTCAATCGGGCAGCAGCGAAGTGCTGAAGAAGATGAGCCGCAAATATACCCGTGAACATTACCTTGAACTGGTGCGTAAAATCAAGGCGAAAATTCCAAACGTCGTCCTCACCACGGACATTATCGTTGGATTCCCGGGTGAAACCGAGGAGCAGTTCGAGGAAACGCTGTCCCTCGTACGCGAGGTAGGGTACGATTCGGCGTATACATTTATCTACTCGCCACGGGAAGGCACGCCGGCTGCCGTCATGGAAGACAACGTCCCGATGGAAGTGAAGAAAGCGCGGCTGACGAAGTTAAACGATACCATTAACGAATTCAGCCGCAACAGTAACGAAGCGTTGCGCGGACAGATCGTTGAGGTGCTGGTCGAAGGCCAGAGCAAAAACAACGCCCATATGTTATCCGGACGTACACGCACCAACAAGCTTGTCCATTTTGAGGGCGGAACGGAATTGATCGGAACGTTTGTCCAGGTGGAGATTACCGATCCGATGACTTGGTACATCAAAGGCAAGCTCGTAGAGCAAACCGCCAAATTGGCGTAA
- a CDS encoding RicAFT regulatory complex protein RicA family protein: MQGRLLTVEQHKDQTDCGIPKYDSRDLVIREDIMKKAKELAELIGTSEEVQQFQKAEKLIQKHDRVQALISAIKKKQKEIVAFETFQNQAMVQKIEREIEELQDELDQIPLVTEFQQSQSDINYLLQLVVSVIRDTVASKVNVESGSEPAVSSGYGE; encoded by the coding sequence ATGCAGGGGAGGTTATTGACAGTGGAACAGCACAAAGATCAAACCGATTGCGGAATTCCGAAGTATGATTCGCGGGACCTGGTCATCCGCGAGGATATTATGAAGAAGGCCAAAGAGCTGGCTGAACTGATCGGTACCAGTGAAGAGGTTCAGCAATTTCAGAAGGCGGAGAAGCTGATCCAGAAGCATGACCGCGTGCAGGCGTTGATCAGTGCAATTAAGAAGAAACAGAAGGAAATCGTCGCATTTGAAACGTTCCAGAACCAAGCTATGGTGCAGAAGATCGAACGTGAAATCGAGGAGCTGCAGGACGAACTCGATCAGATTCCGCTCGTTACGGAGTTCCAGCAGAGCCAAAGCGATATCAATTATCTGCTCCAGCTCGTCGTTTCTGTCATCCGCGATACGGTAGCCAGCAAAGTGAACGTCGAGTCGGGCAGCGAGCCGGCTGTTTCATCCGGATACGGAGAGTAA
- a CDS encoding PaaI family thioesterase — MDDWSEEVLRRDEQSFWGLLGLRLISADKSLVKLGLTAGASHLNSMGIVHGGVLSSMMDQAMGTLVATIKGKLGVTTHLNVNFLSPMRTGELVVSAMPIHETHRTMTLRSEVRNEEGTLGCISTATFRLPK; from the coding sequence ATGGATGATTGGAGCGAAGAAGTGCTGCGGCGGGATGAGCAATCGTTCTGGGGTCTGCTGGGACTGCGCCTCATTTCTGCCGACAAATCCCTGGTAAAGTTGGGACTTACAGCGGGGGCTTCCCACCTCAATTCCATGGGCATCGTCCATGGGGGCGTGCTGTCGTCCATGATGGATCAAGCGATGGGCACGCTGGTAGCAACGATTAAAGGGAAGCTTGGGGTAACCACCCATTTGAATGTCAATTTTCTCAGCCCCATGCGAACAGGGGAACTGGTGGTGTCGGCGATGCCAATCCATGAGACCCATCGGACGATGACGCTCCGCTCCGAGGTTCGTAACGAAGAAGGAACCCTCGGATGCATATCGACGGCAACGTTCCGCTTGCCGAAGTGA
- a CDS encoding NUDIX domain-containing protein, which yields MNEEQKQVVNEVKKYRTPDGIPADIVMFTLTRQERKASTKSLPRFDLKVMLIRRRSWPFAGAWALPGGFSQEDESLYETARRELKEETGVDGSHLEYLGVYSKPGRDPRGWIISHAFFALVEEWVLEKRQSADDAQEVGLFTVREALEDLQLAFDHREILQDAYKRIQQQMLHTTIAKQFLPPHFTLGELYQVIQTVVPDFEELNFIRKITSTRSRQGILEEVRDENGKPMLSNQYSQRPAQLYRFTGYTPRLSIYT from the coding sequence ATGAACGAAGAACAAAAGCAGGTAGTTAATGAGGTTAAAAAATATCGCACGCCGGACGGAATCCCGGCCGACATCGTCATGTTTACGTTGACGAGGCAGGAACGAAAAGCATCGACCAAATCGCTGCCGCGCTTTGATCTGAAGGTCATGCTGATCCGTCGGCGGAGCTGGCCGTTCGCCGGGGCCTGGGCGTTGCCGGGCGGTTTCTCGCAGGAGGATGAATCGCTGTACGAAACCGCGCGTCGCGAGCTGAAGGAAGAAACCGGTGTCGACGGCTCACATCTTGAATATTTGGGGGTCTACAGCAAGCCGGGGCGGGACCCGCGCGGCTGGATTATCTCCCACGCTTTTTTCGCGTTAGTAGAGGAATGGGTGCTGGAGAAACGGCAATCGGCGGATGATGCCCAAGAGGTTGGTCTGTTTACCGTTCGAGAAGCCTTAGAGGATCTGCAGCTCGCTTTCGACCACCGCGAGATTTTGCAAGACGCTTATAAACGGATTCAGCAGCAGATGCTGCATACGACGATTGCGAAGCAATTTTTGCCGCCGCATTTCACTCTCGGCGAATTGTATCAGGTGATTCAAACGGTCGTTCCAGACTTTGAAGAGCTAAATTTTATCCGCAAAATTACATCGACGCGCAGTCGTCAGGGGATACTGGAAGAAGTGCGTGACGAGAATGGCAAGCCGATGTTGTCTAACCAATATTCGCAACGGCCGGCTCAATTGTACCGATTTACTGGTTACACCCCGCGGCTTTCGATTTACACTTAA
- a CDS encoding cysteine hydrolase family protein, translated as MKALIVIDYTKDFVDGNLPVGQPAIDIEPAICRITESFVKQGDFVVMAVDLHEREDHLHPETKLFPPHNLRDTEGRALYGRLSEVYAKNQDRIYWMDKTRYSAFCGTDLELKLRERGITEVHLIGVCTDICVLHTAVDAYNKGFAITVYEDAVASFNPEGHTWALGHFRTSLGANVTNSQRG; from the coding sequence ATGAAAGCTCTGATCGTCATCGATTATACGAAGGATTTCGTGGACGGTAACCTTCCGGTGGGCCAGCCGGCCATCGATATTGAACCGGCGATTTGCCGGATAACGGAATCCTTTGTGAAGCAAGGGGATTTTGTCGTGATGGCCGTAGATCTGCACGAGCGGGAAGACCACCTGCATCCGGAAACGAAGCTGTTTCCTCCCCACAATCTGAGGGATACGGAAGGCCGTGCGTTGTACGGGCGGTTGTCTGAGGTTTATGCGAAGAACCAGGACCGCATCTATTGGATGGATAAGACGAGATACAGCGCGTTTTGTGGAACGGACCTGGAGCTGAAGCTCCGGGAACGCGGTATTACGGAGGTGCATCTGATCGGCGTGTGCACGGATATTTGCGTGCTGCATACGGCGGTGGATGCTTATAACAAGGGATTTGCAATTACAGTATACGAAGATGCGGTAGCCAGCTTTAACCCGGAGGGACATACCTGGGCGCTGGGGCATTTCCGCACCAGTTTAGGAGCAAACGTAACGAACAGCCAGAGAGGATGA
- a CDS encoding nicotinate phosphoribosyltransferase, with the protein MPTTGLALHTDKYQINMIYAHWMNGTHLRRTVFEAYFRKLPFGNGYAVFAGLERIVDYIRQLRFTEEDLAYLDKQEENYKPEFLELLRNFEFKGTLLSMAEGALCFPNEPLIRVEGTIMETQLIETALLNFMNFQTLIATKASRVKRVAENDVLLEFGTRRAQEADAAIWGARAAYLAGFDGTSNLLAGEIFGIPTRGTHAHSWVQIFDSEQEAFELYAKALPDQVSLLVDTYDTLKSGVPHAIRTGKMLEAAGKRLASIRLDSGDLAYLSIQARKMLDDAGLPYVKIVASNDLDENTIFNLKAQGAKIDIWGVGTQLITAADQPALGGVYKLVEREKDGQMVPTIKISGNPEKVTTPGRKDVLRIVSKDSGKAIADYICFPHEQQARTGGKLRLFDPVHPYIKKSVKNYEAVCMLQPIFVDGQLVYKLPTLDEIREYHREQLNLFWPEYLRKLNPEIYRISLSQEAWELKQKMIEEYMGQHED; encoded by the coding sequence ATGCCAACCACGGGTTTAGCACTGCATACCGATAAATATCAGATCAACATGATCTATGCGCATTGGATGAACGGAACGCATTTGCGGAGGACCGTATTTGAGGCCTACTTCCGCAAGCTGCCGTTTGGCAACGGGTATGCGGTGTTTGCAGGCTTGGAGCGGATCGTGGACTATATCCGGCAGCTGCGGTTTACGGAAGAGGATTTAGCGTATTTGGACAAACAAGAAGAGAACTATAAGCCGGAATTTCTGGAATTGCTGCGTAACTTTGAATTTAAAGGCACGCTGCTGTCGATGGCCGAAGGGGCGCTTTGCTTCCCGAACGAGCCGTTGATCCGCGTTGAAGGCACAATTATGGAAACACAGCTGATTGAGACGGCGTTGCTAAACTTTATGAATTTCCAGACCTTGATCGCCACCAAAGCTTCACGGGTGAAACGGGTCGCCGAGAACGACGTGCTGCTGGAGTTCGGCACCCGCCGGGCACAAGAAGCAGATGCGGCCATCTGGGGGGCTCGGGCTGCTTATTTGGCCGGGTTTGATGGGACGTCCAACTTGCTCGCTGGTGAGATCTTTGGCATTCCGACCCGAGGAACGCATGCCCACTCGTGGGTGCAAATCTTCGACTCGGAGCAGGAAGCGTTTGAGTTGTATGCCAAAGCGCTGCCGGATCAGGTTTCCCTGCTGGTCGATACGTATGATACGCTCAAAAGCGGCGTTCCGCATGCGATCCGCACCGGCAAAATGCTGGAAGCCGCAGGCAAGCGGCTGGCTAGCATCCGCTTGGACAGCGGCGATTTAGCTTATCTGTCGATTCAAGCCCGCAAAATGCTGGACGACGCTGGCTTACCTTATGTCAAAATCGTCGCGTCAAACGACTTGGACGAGAATACGATTTTTAACCTGAAGGCACAAGGTGCGAAGATCGATATTTGGGGCGTAGGGACTCAGTTGATTACAGCAGCGGACCAACCGGCTCTCGGAGGCGTCTACAAGCTGGTTGAACGGGAGAAGGACGGTCAGATGGTGCCCACGATCAAGATCTCCGGTAATCCGGAAAAAGTCACAACCCCCGGCAGAAAAGACGTATTGCGCATTGTCAGCAAAGACAGCGGCAAAGCGATTGCCGATTACATCTGTTTTCCGCATGAACAGCAAGCGCGGACGGGCGGCAAACTCCGATTGTTTGATCCGGTACATCCTTATATCAAAAAGTCAGTCAAAAACTATGAAGCGGTGTGCATGCTGCAGCCGATCTTTGTGGATGGTCAGCTCGTGTACAAGCTGCCAACGCTGGATGAAATTCGTGAGTACCACCGCGAGCAGTTAAATTTATTCTGGCCAGAATATCTCCGCAAGCTGAACCCGGAAATTTACCGCATCAGCTTAAGCCAGGAAGCCTGGGAGTTAAAGCAAAAGATGATCGAAGAATATATGGGGCAGCATGAGGATTAA
- a CDS encoding TetR/AcrR family transcriptional regulator, whose amino-acid sequence MSNCAEGPTTKQNILQATLELIKTEGADQVTLRKITAAANVNLALVNYYFGSKDNLINEALKLLLTTFQENFSVLDDTSLPPKDRLKAFLLQYVDSVLQYPGLLHEVLGKGRITFESRQDFTGFMKTTGFSKITGVLEEITGETNPDILFIMMMQINAAVLFPLVLARQIKQLENRPGKEIVERQIDILFDHYFAKYESCR is encoded by the coding sequence ATGAGCAATTGCGCCGAGGGGCCGACAACCAAACAGAATATTCTACAGGCTACGTTGGAGCTCATTAAAACCGAAGGGGCCGATCAAGTCACCTTGCGCAAGATCACGGCTGCGGCCAATGTCAATTTAGCTCTAGTGAATTACTACTTTGGCTCGAAGGACAACTTGATTAACGAAGCGCTGAAACTGCTGCTGACAACGTTTCAGGAGAATTTCTCCGTCTTGGACGATACTTCGCTACCCCCTAAAGATCGATTAAAGGCATTTCTTCTCCAATACGTGGATTCAGTACTGCAATACCCCGGTTTGTTGCATGAAGTCTTAGGCAAAGGACGAATTACTTTTGAATCCCGGCAGGACTTCACCGGTTTTATGAAAACGACCGGATTCAGCAAGATTACTGGCGTGCTGGAGGAGATTACCGGCGAGACCAATCCGGATATTCTTTTTATTATGATGATGCAAATCAATGCAGCCGTCCTCTTCCCGCTCGTCTTGGCAAGGCAGATTAAGCAACTGGAGAACCGTCCGGGCAAAGAAATCGTTGAGCGGCAAATCGATATTTTGTTTGATCACTACTTCGCGAAATATGAGTCGTGTCGTTAA